The Macrobrachium nipponense isolate FS-2020 chromosome 16, ASM1510439v2, whole genome shotgun sequence DNA window TGTTGCTGTTGCTCAGCAATCCTGATGCGATTCTTCTTATTGCTTTTGGGACTGACCACAGGTTCTGGTTCGAAGTCGTCGTACTGCTCCAACGCCCTTCGACCCCAGTCGACGTCGAATTCGACCTCCCTTCTCTGTCTGTTGTGATATTCGAAATCCTGGTCGATGTCGCAGCTGCGACGATACCACCTCTTGCGGTCGAACTCGACCGACTTCTCGCTCAGCTTCCGCTCTCTCTCCTCGCTGGGGTAGTCGAGCTCGAAGTCGCAGCTCCGTCGATTCCACTGCATTCGACTGAACTCGCCGCTGCTGTCGCTCACTTTCTTGCGGCGCGTGACGTCGCTGTCCTCGCTCTGCCAGCGATTTCGGAAGTCGCTCCGAGTGCGGAACCCTACGTCCTCGAACTCGTCGAAGTCGTCCTCGACTCTCTTCGACTGTCCCGACAGGTCCCAGGCGCTCTTGGCTTTCGGTCGGACGTTCTGGCCGTTGTAATTGTATTTGTAATCGAGCATTTCCCGGCTCCTGTACCTGATTCTATCGTCTGGTCTTAAAcgaccgccgccgccgccgtccCCAACTTCCCAATCCTGGCTGCCCCGATTGTACCTCCTGGTCCTCTCCGTCCGACGACGCGTCTCGAAGTCGCTGTCTTCGTCAGACGTGTCCTCATCGAGGTACTTACGATCCAGACTCTTGCTCCTGACGTACTTTTTGCCCGCGGATCTGTCTTGGCTTGCGTTTGGCGTCCTCCTGGGATCTGACATGCCCCAGTTGGCGGGGTCCCCTTTCTTCTGGGCAGCCATGGCCGATTTGTTGGCTAAATTCCCGGTGCTTCGGGTCATGGCGCCCGACGAGGCGTTTTTAGTGAAACGTGATTCGCGCCCACTGGACGGAGCCTGGGAAGGTTTAATAGGAACATCGCAGCTTAGTATCATATTATTCCAGTTGCTGCTGTATTTATTCATCTGGTCTTGATTGAGATTCGTGCGGTAGTCGAAAGTGGAATTGAGTTTGGCACCGTAACCGACCTTCAGGTTGCTCCTCTTCAGGGGTTCACCGCCAGACTTGGTCTTGGCCCTCTCCTGATAGTGCTTATCTAAGGAGTGCGACATGActgccctcccctccctctcccgcGACCTGGTCTTCTCCATCTTTTCCCCCGCGTGGTCCCATCCTCCGAAGGGGTCCTTCTCGGAGGAGGGCTTCCTCGTCGTGAGGTCGTCCCCCTTCGGTCGCTTGTCGTTGGACCTGTCCCTTTTGAGGGGCAGCGTGGGAGAGGTGCTGTCACTCCTGGGCGTCCGGTCGGACTCGAAATCGTGATGGTTCAGATCACAGCCTCCTTTCTGTCTGTTTCTGATGTATTCGTCGACGCTGTCGTCATTCTTAAAATT harbors:
- the LOC135195547 gene encoding uncharacterized protein LOC135195547, coding for MFRGGGLCLAGPGDTNINKVSPRIRALQDRLMDSLPSDGAWECLSPAQREAIIALHRSRLASTDDSSEHGENARGGGGAEGLLEGPGLPRRCRSRSYDDRLESETDDSGVRGVNGTNSSGAASHEDSSSDQGVKRGGGIGGRFAKAASADRATKRDVKNEMHELNNMKNVRKSEVVTNGFGNVNKIISKQMNKCGAVPNGTSNITLDCRNVQGEKRRRSRIDVDGVFRDCSLERNLEAIRESNTSKRTSAASDSQQNRVGISRRNILADNYVSENKLHSLKEVKETVSSEEYDSGVNFKNDDSVDEYIRNRQKGGCDLNHHDFESDRTPRSDSTSPTLPLKRDRSNDKRPKGDDLTTRKPSSEKDPFGGWDHAGEKMEKTRSREREGRAVMSHSLDKHYQERAKTKSGGEPLKRSNLKVGYGAKLNSTFDYRTNLNQDQMNKYSSNWNNMILSCDVPIKPSQAPSSGRESRFTKNASSGAMTRSTGNLANKSAMAAQKKGDPANWGMSDPRRTPNASQDRSAGKKYVRSKSLDRKYLDEDTSDEDSDFETRRRTERTRRYNRGSQDWEVGDGGGGGRLRPDDRIRYRSREMLDYKYNYNGQNVRPKAKSAWDLSGQSKRVEDDFDEFEDVGFRTRSDFRNRWQSEDSDVTRRKKVSDSSGEFSRMQWNRRSCDFELDYPSEERERKLSEKSVEFDRKRWYRRSCDIDQDFEYHNRQRREVEFDVDWGRRALEQYDDFEPEPVVSPKSNKKNRIRIAEQQQQLMQAHDVERVSKVRYGDPLITDMRRMEDENCRKMRMDDENCRKMRMDDENCRKMRLENENGRQTRMDDFGDRRMRLDDVPPGRIPQQSQQRLDDEAGRRTRLEEHYRSKTSMGYHGREKRERSKTPHLLRGKLRLLKSILSF